A genomic stretch from Helianthus annuus cultivar XRQ/B chromosome 1, HanXRQr2.0-SUNRISE, whole genome shotgun sequence includes:
- the LOC110865397 gene encoding laccase-4, which translates to MQGWVRALIIVGFLFPLLVQGRIRHYKFNVVTKNANRLCSSKPIVTVNGRFPGPTLYAREGDNVLVKVVNHVKYNVSIHWHGIRQLRTGWADGPAYITQCPIQPGQNYVYNFTITGQRGTLFWHAHILWLRATVHGAIVILPKLGVPYPFLKPHMEQVVILGEWWKSDTEAVINQALKSGLAPNVSDAHTINGHPGRVHGCQTQGGFQLSVEKGKSYMLRIINAALNEELFFKIAGHKLTVVEVDAVYVKPFKTDTIVIAPGQTTNVIVIADKKSGKYMMIASPFMDSPIAVDNKTATAAIHYTGTLSPTSTILTTPPPQNATAVANKFIDSLRSLNSKRFPAKVPLRINHSLYFTVGLGINPCPTCKAGNGSRVVAGVNNVTFVMPTTALLQAHYFKKKGVFTADFPGNPPIAFNYTGTPPANLATNNGTKLYRLKYNSTVELVLQDTSIIAAENHPIHLHGFNFFAIGKGIGNYNPKIDSKKFNLVDPVERNTIGVPSGGWVAIRFRADNPGVWFLHCHLEVHTTWGLKMAFLVENGNGPNESLLPPPKDLPKC; encoded by the exons ATGCAAGGTTGGGTTCGAGCGTTAATCATAGTCGGCTTCTTGTTCCCATTGTTGGTTCAAGGTCGCATACGTCACTACAAGTTCAAT GTGGTTACAAAGAACGCGAATCGTTTATGCTCAAGCAAGCCCATTGTCACGGTTAATGGTCGATTTCCTGGACCGACACTATATGCTCGGGAGGGTGACAATGTCCTCGTAAAGGTTGTCAACCATGTCAAGTATAACGTCTCCATCCATTG GCATGGAATAAGACAATTGCGCACAGGTTGGGCAGACGGGCCCGCATACATAACACAATGCCCGATCCAGCCAGGGCAAAACTATGTTTACAACTTCACCATTACAGGGCAACGAGGCACACTTTTTTGGCATGCTCATATTCTTTGGTTAAGAGCTACCGTACATGGTGCTATCGTCATCTTGCCCAAACTTGGTGTTCCATATCCCTTTCTTAAACCCCATATGGAACAAGTTGTGATTTTAG GTGAATGGTGGAAATCAGATACCGAAGCAGTGATCAATCAAGCATTAAAATCTGGGCTAGCACCCAACGTTTCAGATGCACATACTATTAATGGTCACCCGGGACGAGTTCATGGTTGTCAAACACAAG GAGGGTTTCAATTGAGTGTGGAAAAAGGAAAATCGTACATGCTACGTATAATCAACGCTGCACTCAATGAAGAGTTGTTCTTTAAGATCGCTGGCCACAAGCTCACGGTGGTTGAAGTGGATGCCGTCTATGTCAAACCCTTTAAAACCGACACAATTGTCATAGCACCGGGCCAAACTACCAATGTCATCGTCATAGCCGACAagaaatccggtaagtacatgatGATTGCCTCCCCATTCATGGACTCACCGATTGCAGTCGACAACAAGACCGCCACCGCCGCCATTCACTACACCGGCACCCTTTCTCCCACCTCTACCATCCTAACCACCCCACCACCTCAAAATGCCACCGCGGTCGCAAACAAATTTATAGATTCCCTCCGTAGTTTAAATTCAAAAAGATTTCCAGCCAAAGTGCCCTTGAGAATTAACCACTCCTTATATTTCACGGTTGGGCTTGGTATCAACCCATGCCCGACTTGTAAAGCGGGTAATGGAAGTCGAGTTGTGGCCGGTGTAAACAATGTGACCTTTGTTATGCCCACCACAGCTCTTCTTCAAGCACAttatttcaaaaagaaaggagtCTTTACCGCTGATTTTCCGGGTAACCCACCTATTGCTTTCAATTACACCGGAACCCCACCCGCAAACTTGGCCACAAACAATGGGACAAAGCTCTACCGGCTAAAATACAACTCAACTGTCGAGTTGGTACTTCAAGACACAAGTATCATTGCTGCCGAGAATCACCCGATACATCTACACGGCTTCAATTTCTTCGCTATTGGCAAGGGGATTGGCAACTATAACCCGAAGATAGATTCGAAGAAGTTTAACCTTGTTGATCCTGTTGAGAGGAATACGATTGGTGTGCCTTCGGGTGGTTGGGTTGCTATTCGATTTCGAGCTGATAATCCCGGTGTGTGGTTCTTGCATTGTCATTTGGAGGTGCATACAACTTGGGGGTTAAAGATGGCGTTTTTGGTTGAAAATGGAAATGGACCAAATGAGTCGCTTCTACCACCTCCAAAGGATTTGCCGAAATGTTAG